The following are from one region of the Candidatus Delongbacteria bacterium genome:
- a CDS encoding T9SS type A sorting domain-containing protein, whose protein sequence is MKLGILLPAALLGAVLTAAPARAAYDFPGAVRPAHLPVGHYYGWLSDAPDVLISGAGDNCVVWKDLDFSLAQLQAAGSALLSLGFDDGAQVWINGQNLMDLWWDAHGVGYWNAQLDLRPYLSVGRNRLVVRVFNACYAGSGEGGLDMELMLGGDVVFPNGSTFPQDPRTALWYDGGDCGWGPPADARGLDFTQRDYGWVDETVGAVDTPRAFSLAPAFPNPFNPATTLSYTLAATGAARLAVYDLAGRQVAVLADGLQAAGTHQLNFDAAGLPAGLYLARLEADGHSQTQKLLLVK, encoded by the coding sequence ATGAAGCTTGGCATCCTCTTGCCTGCGGCCCTGCTGGGCGCCGTCCTGACGGCCGCCCCGGCCCGCGCGGCCTACGATTTCCCCGGCGCCGTCCGGCCCGCCCACCTGCCGGTGGGGCACTACTACGGCTGGCTCAGCGACGCGCCCGACGTGCTGATCAGCGGCGCGGGCGACAACTGCGTGGTCTGGAAGGATCTGGACTTCAGCCTGGCCCAGTTGCAGGCCGCCGGCTCGGCCCTGCTCTCGCTGGGCTTCGACGACGGCGCCCAGGTCTGGATCAACGGCCAGAACCTCATGGACCTGTGGTGGGATGCCCACGGCGTGGGCTACTGGAACGCCCAGCTGGATCTGCGCCCCTACCTGAGCGTGGGCCGCAACCGGCTGGTGGTGCGCGTCTTCAACGCCTGCTACGCCGGTTCCGGCGAAGGCGGGCTGGACATGGAGCTGATGCTGGGCGGCGACGTGGTCTTCCCCAACGGCAGCACCTTCCCGCAAGACCCGCGCACGGCACTCTGGTATGACGGCGGCGACTGCGGCTGGGGCCCGCCCGCGGACGCCCGCGGCCTGGACTTCACCCAGCGCGACTACGGCTGGGTGGACGAGACGGTGGGCGCCGTGGACACGCCCCGCGCCTTCAGCCTGGCGCCGGCCTTCCCCAACCCCTTCAACCCGGCCACCACGCTGAGCTACACGCTGGCCGCGACGGGCGCCGCGCGCCTGGCGGTCTACGACCTGGCCGGCCGGCAGGTGGCCGTGCTGGCCGACGGCCTGCAGGCGGCAGGGACGCACCAGCTGAACTTCGACGCCGCGGGCCTGCCCGCCGGCCTCTACCTGGCGCGGCTGGAGGCCGACGGCCACAGCCAGACGCAGAAACTGCTGCTGGTGAAGTAA
- a CDS encoding alpha-amylase family glycosyl hydrolase: MEAPRRLTLALCVACGLGLALTSARAAEDLTPVLSLTPGQVLRLAGPQLGLSTQYPWLVRTPPPGLLVSAPPGHLELTAREALPWRVVETNHGALLVRTRDGVPVKLAWQGEPGQAVSAAGNFNDWNGASHPLTEVAPGRYQLDLLAAPGELIYLLKVGERYLRDPANPDSIPNGFGSWNSRRVLQDEGGAPPRLRRLGWTRQGEGRVVSFLAEGLGADWSWAGLHGNQALAETAVSRAGDTLRVRLGAGPTLGPDRLRFAVSRGTRRSTLQTVFLDSAFVWQDAVVYALMPDRFRNGDPANDAPVRHPDLLGPANWQGGDLAGILACLDEGYFRRLGVNALWIYPLNESTDQAWQEYPEPHRWYTGYHGYWPVHPTRIEPRFGDSLLFRQVVDRAHAQDMRVLLDLVANHVHQEHPWVTEHPDWFGSLLLPDGRRNLRIWDEQRLTTWFEPYMPDIDYGAHPEAVDAMCEVALKWVDGYGLDGFRHDAVKHVPRELWEGLTRWMKAGVPDKPFYQIGETFGSDELIQSYVGPDALDAQFNFNLFHPAREVFLDSTRSFEELARILELNLANYGANSLMGNLMDSHDKARWPSLAEGDLPLSGANGQEIGWTKPPENDDPRTYDKTRLFLTWLLGLPGVPFLYYGDEIALAGAEDPDNRRMMRFGAQLSELERRQLELTAELVRVRRTRPELRRGDLEIVHAGHDVLVFLRSAEDEQGRPSRSLVALNKSGRPQRAELRLPLGLGSRTLELKPWEGRILPL; the protein is encoded by the coding sequence ATGGAAGCGCCGCGTCGCCTCACCCTGGCACTCTGTGTCGCCTGCGGACTGGGCCTGGCCCTGACCTCCGCCCGGGCCGCCGAGGACCTGACCCCCGTGCTCAGCCTGACCCCCGGCCAGGTGCTGCGCCTCGCGGGCCCCCAGCTGGGTCTCAGCACCCAGTATCCCTGGCTGGTGCGCACGCCGCCTCCCGGCCTGCTGGTCTCCGCCCCCCCCGGCCACCTGGAATTGACCGCCCGGGAGGCCCTGCCCTGGCGCGTGGTGGAGACCAACCACGGCGCGTTGCTGGTGCGGACCCGGGACGGCGTGCCCGTCAAGCTGGCCTGGCAGGGCGAGCCGGGCCAGGCCGTGAGCGCGGCGGGCAATTTCAACGACTGGAACGGCGCCAGCCACCCCCTGACCGAAGTCGCCCCGGGCCGCTACCAGCTGGATTTGCTGGCCGCCCCCGGCGAATTGATCTATCTGCTGAAGGTGGGCGAGCGCTACCTGCGCGACCCGGCCAACCCGGACAGCATCCCCAACGGCTTCGGCAGCTGGAACTCGCGCCGGGTGCTGCAGGACGAGGGCGGCGCGCCGCCGCGCCTGCGCCGGCTGGGCTGGACGCGCCAGGGCGAGGGGCGCGTGGTCTCCTTCCTGGCCGAGGGCCTGGGCGCCGACTGGAGCTGGGCCGGCCTGCACGGCAACCAGGCCCTGGCGGAAACGGCGGTCAGCCGCGCCGGGGACACCCTGCGCGTGCGCCTGGGGGCGGGTCCGACCCTGGGTCCCGACCGCCTGCGCTTCGCCGTGAGCCGCGGCACGCGCCGTTCCACCCTGCAGACGGTCTTCCTGGATTCGGCCTTCGTCTGGCAGGACGCCGTGGTCTACGCCCTGATGCCCGACCGCTTCCGCAACGGCGATCCGGCCAACGACGCGCCCGTCCGCCATCCCGACCTGCTGGGACCGGCCAACTGGCAGGGCGGCGACCTGGCGGGCATCCTGGCCTGCCTGGACGAGGGCTACTTCCGCCGGCTGGGCGTCAACGCGCTCTGGATCTACCCTTTGAACGAGAGCACGGACCAGGCCTGGCAGGAATACCCGGAGCCCCACCGCTGGTACACGGGCTACCATGGCTACTGGCCTGTCCATCCCACCCGCATCGAGCCGCGCTTCGGAGACAGCCTGCTCTTCCGCCAGGTGGTGGACCGCGCGCACGCCCAGGACATGCGCGTGCTGCTGGATCTGGTGGCCAACCACGTGCATCAGGAGCATCCCTGGGTCACGGAGCATCCGGACTGGTTCGGCTCGCTGCTGCTGCCCGACGGGCGGCGCAACCTGCGCATCTGGGACGAGCAGCGGCTCACCACCTGGTTCGAGCCCTACATGCCCGACATCGACTATGGCGCCCACCCCGAGGCCGTGGACGCCATGTGCGAGGTGGCCCTCAAGTGGGTGGACGGCTACGGCCTGGACGGCTTCCGCCACGACGCCGTCAAGCACGTGCCGCGGGAACTCTGGGAGGGCTTGACGCGCTGGATGAAGGCCGGCGTGCCCGACAAGCCCTTCTACCAGATCGGCGAGACCTTCGGCTCCGACGAGTTGATCCAGTCCTACGTGGGCCCGGACGCCCTGGACGCCCAGTTCAACTTCAACCTCTTCCATCCGGCGCGCGAGGTCTTCCTGGACTCCACCCGCTCCTTCGAGGAATTGGCGCGGATCCTCGAGCTGAACCTGGCCAACTACGGGGCCAACAGTTTGATGGGCAATCTGATGGACAGCCACGACAAGGCACGCTGGCCCAGCCTGGCGGAGGGCGACCTGCCCCTCTCCGGCGCCAACGGCCAGGAGATCGGCTGGACGAAGCCGCCCGAGAATGACGATCCGCGCACCTACGACAAGACTCGCCTCTTCCTCACCTGGCTGCTGGGGCTGCCCGGCGTGCCCTTCCTCTACTACGGCGACGAGATCGCCCTGGCCGGGGCGGAGGATCCGGACAACCGGCGGATGATGCGCTTCGGCGCGCAGCTGAGCGAGCTCGAGCGCCGCCAGCTGGAGCTCACGGCCGAGCTGGTGCGCGTGCGCCGGACGCGGCCCGAGCTGCGGCGCGGCGATCTGGAGATCGTCCACGCCGGGCACGACGTGCTGGTCTTCCTGCGCAGCGCGGAGGACGAGCAGGGCCGGCCCAGCCGCAGCCTGGTGGCCCTGAACAAGAGCGGCCGGCCGCAGCGGGCGGAGCTCCGGCTGCCCCTGGGATTGGGCTCGCGCACGCTGGAACTGAAGCCCTGGGAGGGCCGGATCCTGCCGCTGTAG
- the nuoE gene encoding NADH-quinone oxidoreductase subunit NuoE — translation MSIEQVLARHPGPSRDHLIPLLQELQEELGFLSRPAIRQVAEHLGLPASKVWGVATFYNQFRFQPRGRFPIAVCRGTACHVKGSAAVLAALQRELKIEPGATTRDGLFSLEVVACIGACGLAPVIAVGDDYHAGVTPQQVGRILADCRRRAAEDAPAEAVVEEAVA, via the coding sequence ATGTCCATCGAACAGGTCCTGGCCCGCCATCCCGGCCCGAGCCGTGATCACCTGATCCCCCTGCTGCAGGAATTGCAGGAGGAACTGGGATTCCTCTCCCGCCCGGCCATCCGCCAGGTGGCGGAGCATCTGGGGCTGCCCGCCAGCAAGGTCTGGGGCGTGGCCACCTTCTACAACCAGTTCCGCTTCCAGCCGCGCGGGCGCTTTCCCATCGCGGTCTGCCGCGGCACGGCCTGCCACGTGAAGGGCTCGGCCGCCGTGCTGGCCGCCCTGCAGCGCGAACTGAAAATCGAACCCGGCGCCACCACCCGGGACGGCCTGTTCAGCCTGGAGGTGGTGGCCTGCATCGGGGCTTGCGGGCTGGCGCCGGTCATCGCCGTGGGCGACGACTACCACGCCGGCGTGACGCCCCAGCAGGTGGGGCGGATCCTGGCGGACTGCCGGCGCCGCGCCGCGGAGGACGCCCCGGCGGAGGCAGTGGTCGAGGAGGCGGTGGCATGA
- a CDS encoding NADH-ubiquinone oxidoreductase-F iron-sulfur binding region domain-containing protein, producing the protein MNERVGLLLVQEALHGQRGGIELKEWGRRHRREDVGRPTLIIGAGTCGLSAGADKLLARLRAACPPAGIELVEVGCIGLCSDEPLVDVQLPGRTRVAFRKVRAADLDALLAFAAGGALPRENPSPVFQFRGEGQTAWDGVPFIDQHPFFAPQTRWVLTDCGLVNPDSLEEAVARGAWTAYARLLREGTPERVVEDVERAGLRGRGGGGFPTGRKWRFARQNEGPRTVICNADEGDPGAFMDRAVIEGDPHRVLEGIAISAFAIEAEEAWIYIRAEYPLAIRRLERAITQARDCGLLGADILGSGRRLEVKIKKGAGAFVCGEETALIHSIEGKRGMPRPRPPYPVTRGLFGRPTVINNVETMANLPGLFRMGPEAFAALGTAGSKGTKVFALSGQINRTGLVEVAMGEPLRRIVEEIGGGVPEGHTFKAVQIGGPSGGCLPGPQLDIPVDYESLKTVGAMVGSGGLVVMDERACMVDVARYFMDFIQRESCGKCIPCREGTRQMLAILDSLGRGRRREEPAGALERFQGLISLERLARVIQDSSLCGLGQSAPNPVLSTLHWFRAEYEAHVYDRRCPAKVCPDLLLYEIEEDLCNGCTVCARKCPAEAIVGSRKSPHHIIAEKCTGCGSCLTACPSGAIKVS; encoded by the coding sequence ATGAACGAGCGCGTGGGTCTTCTGCTGGTGCAGGAAGCGCTGCACGGCCAGCGCGGCGGCATCGAACTCAAGGAGTGGGGCCGCCGCCATCGGCGCGAGGACGTGGGCCGGCCCACATTAATCATCGGCGCGGGCACCTGCGGTCTCTCCGCCGGGGCGGACAAACTGCTGGCCCGCCTGCGCGCGGCCTGTCCCCCCGCCGGGATCGAACTGGTGGAGGTGGGCTGCATCGGCCTGTGCTCCGACGAGCCCCTGGTGGACGTGCAGCTGCCCGGCCGCACGCGCGTGGCCTTCCGCAAGGTGCGCGCCGCCGACCTGGACGCCCTGCTGGCCTTCGCCGCCGGGGGCGCTCTGCCGCGGGAGAATCCCAGCCCGGTCTTCCAGTTCCGCGGTGAGGGCCAGACGGCCTGGGACGGCGTGCCCTTCATCGATCAACATCCTTTCTTCGCCCCGCAGACCCGCTGGGTCCTGACGGACTGCGGTCTGGTGAATCCCGACAGCCTGGAGGAGGCCGTGGCGCGCGGCGCCTGGACGGCCTACGCCCGCCTGCTCCGCGAAGGCACTCCCGAGCGCGTGGTGGAGGACGTGGAGCGCGCCGGGCTGCGCGGCCGGGGCGGGGGCGGCTTCCCCACCGGCCGCAAGTGGCGCTTCGCGCGCCAGAACGAGGGTCCGCGCACGGTGATCTGCAACGCCGACGAGGGCGATCCCGGGGCCTTCATGGACCGGGCCGTGATCGAGGGCGACCCGCACCGCGTGCTGGAGGGCATCGCCATCTCGGCCTTCGCCATCGAGGCGGAAGAGGCCTGGATCTACATCCGTGCCGAGTATCCGCTGGCCATCCGCCGGCTGGAGCGCGCCATCACCCAGGCCCGGGACTGCGGCCTGCTGGGGGCGGACATCCTGGGCAGCGGCCGCCGGCTCGAGGTGAAGATCAAGAAGGGCGCCGGCGCCTTCGTCTGCGGCGAGGAGACCGCGCTGATCCACTCCATCGAGGGCAAGCGCGGCATGCCGCGCCCGCGTCCGCCCTACCCGGTCACCCGCGGCCTGTTCGGCCGGCCCACGGTGATCAACAACGTGGAGACCATGGCCAACCTGCCCGGCCTGTTCCGGATGGGCCCCGAGGCCTTCGCCGCGCTGGGCACGGCGGGCAGCAAGGGCACCAAGGTTTTCGCCCTCTCCGGGCAGATCAACCGCACGGGCCTGGTGGAAGTGGCCATGGGCGAACCCCTGCGCCGCATCGTCGAGGAGATCGGCGGCGGCGTGCCGGAGGGCCACACATTCAAGGCCGTGCAGATCGGCGGCCCCTCCGGCGGCTGCCTGCCCGGCCCGCAGCTGGACATCCCCGTGGACTACGAGTCCCTCAAGACCGTGGGCGCCATGGTGGGCTCCGGCGGCCTGGTGGTGATGGACGAGCGCGCCTGCATGGTGGACGTGGCGCGCTACTTCATGGACTTCATCCAGCGCGAGAGCTGCGGCAAGTGCATCCCCTGCCGGGAAGGCACGCGCCAGATGCTGGCCATCCTGGACAGCCTGGGCCGCGGCCGGCGCCGGGAAGAGCCCGCCGGGGCGCTGGAGCGCTTCCAGGGCCTGATCAGCCTCGAGCGGCTGGCCCGCGTGATCCAGGACTCCAGCCTCTGCGGGCTGGGCCAGTCCGCGCCCAACCCCGTGCTCAGCACCCTGCACTGGTTCCGCGCGGAGTACGAGGCCCACGTCTACGACCGCCGCTGTCCGGCCAAGGTCTGCCCGGACCTCCTGCTCTACGAGATCGAGGAGGACCTCTGCAACGGCTGCACGGTCTGTGCGCGCAAGTGCCCGGCGGAGGCCATCGTGGGCAGCCGCAAGTCGCCCCACCACATCATCGCCGAGAAGTGCACGGGCTGCGGGTCCTGCCTGACCGCCTGCCCGTCCGGCGCCATCAAGGTCTCGTGA
- a CDS encoding [FeFe] hydrogenase, group A → MQVTINNRPAEAREGETILELARREGHAIPTLCHMKGLLPSGACRVCVVEVEGQKGLLPACSHPVQDGMVIQTHSTRAVETRKTLVELLLANHPDDCLYCVRSSKCELQDLAQSYGVRRRRWPAGLRHHSLDVSSPALVRDPDKCILCGKCVRACEEVMGVSAIDFTHRGSRTVIAPAYGGDLNRSTCIGCGQCIVVCPTGALRERSQLDRVSAALADPELTVVIQHAPAVSVSIAEELDLPGGQDFNPQLVAALRLLGFEYVFDTGFSADLTIMEEAAELVRRLRQGGPLPMFTSCSPGWVRWVEQARPELLPNLSTCKSPQQMMGAVIKSWFAQTKKLDPAKIFSVSVMPCTAKKAEAGRPEHAREGRADVDAVLTVRELARLIQQRGIRIQELKPEHADLPLGMRSTAGKLFGGTGGVMEAALRTAWFLLTGEDPPPLRVAALHGLEGVKFASIEAGGVKLQVAVANGLRHAQALLGEIAAGKHPELQFVEVMTCPGGCVGGGGQPIHKDGEHALERRQERLKALHRIDDEGMLRRSHRNWAVNELYREFLGEPLSEKSHELLHVHRAPLLDEEDALA, encoded by the coding sequence ATGCAAGTGACCATCAACAACCGGCCGGCGGAGGCCCGCGAGGGCGAAACCATCCTCGAGCTGGCGCGCCGCGAGGGCCACGCCATTCCCACCCTCTGCCACATGAAGGGCTTGCTGCCCTCCGGCGCCTGCCGGGTCTGCGTGGTGGAGGTGGAGGGCCAGAAGGGCCTGCTGCCCGCCTGCTCGCACCCGGTGCAGGACGGGATGGTGATCCAGACCCACTCCACCCGAGCCGTGGAGACGCGCAAGACCCTGGTGGAACTGCTGCTGGCCAACCACCCGGACGACTGCCTGTACTGCGTGCGCAGCAGCAAGTGCGAGCTGCAGGACCTGGCCCAGTCCTACGGCGTGCGGCGCCGTCGCTGGCCCGCCGGCCTGCGCCACCACAGCCTGGACGTCTCCAGTCCGGCCCTGGTGCGGGACCCCGACAAGTGCATCCTGTGCGGCAAGTGCGTGCGGGCCTGCGAGGAAGTGATGGGCGTCTCGGCCATCGACTTCACCCACCGCGGCAGCCGGACCGTGATCGCCCCGGCCTACGGCGGCGATCTGAACCGTTCCACGTGCATCGGCTGCGGCCAGTGCATCGTGGTCTGCCCCACGGGCGCCCTGCGCGAGCGCAGCCAGCTGGACCGGGTCAGCGCGGCGCTGGCGGATCCGGAGCTCACCGTGGTGATCCAGCACGCCCCGGCGGTCTCGGTCTCCATCGCCGAGGAGCTGGACCTGCCCGGCGGCCAGGATTTCAATCCGCAGCTGGTGGCCGCCCTGCGCCTGCTGGGCTTCGAGTACGTCTTCGACACGGGCTTCTCCGCCGATCTGACCATCATGGAGGAGGCCGCCGAGCTGGTGCGCCGCCTCCGGCAGGGCGGGCCGCTGCCCATGTTCACCAGCTGCTCGCCGGGCTGGGTGCGCTGGGTGGAGCAGGCACGTCCCGAGCTGCTGCCCAACCTCTCCACCTGCAAGAGCCCCCAGCAGATGATGGGCGCAGTGATCAAATCCTGGTTCGCCCAGACCAAAAAACTGGACCCGGCGAAGATCTTCAGCGTCAGCGTGATGCCCTGCACGGCCAAGAAGGCCGAGGCCGGCCGTCCGGAACACGCCCGGGAGGGCCGGGCGGACGTGGACGCCGTGCTCACCGTGCGCGAGCTGGCGCGGCTGATCCAGCAGCGCGGCATCCGCATCCAGGAGCTGAAACCCGAGCACGCCGACCTGCCCCTGGGCATGCGCTCCACGGCGGGCAAGCTCTTCGGCGGCACGGGCGGCGTGATGGAGGCGGCCCTGCGCACGGCCTGGTTCCTGCTCACGGGCGAGGATCCGCCGCCCCTGCGCGTGGCGGCCCTGCACGGCCTGGAAGGCGTGAAGTTCGCCTCCATCGAGGCGGGGGGCGTCAAGCTCCAGGTGGCCGTGGCCAACGGACTGCGGCACGCCCAGGCCCTCTTGGGCGAGATCGCCGCCGGCAAGCACCCCGAGCTGCAGTTCGTGGAGGTGATGACCTGCCCGGGCGGCTGCGTGGGCGGCGGCGGGCAGCCCATCCACAAGGACGGCGAGCACGCGCTGGAGCGCCGGCAGGAGCGGCTCAAGGCCCTGCACCGCATCGACGACGAAGGCATGCTGCGCCGCAGCCACCGCAACTGGGCCGTGAACGAGCTGTACCGCGAGTTCCTGGGCGAGCCGCTCTCGGAGAAGAGCCACGAGC